One Ricinus communis isolate WT05 ecotype wild-type chromosome 2, ASM1957865v1, whole genome shotgun sequence DNA segment encodes these proteins:
- the LOC8273639 gene encoding glutamate receptor 3.3 isoform X1 — MDSIVLGSFFFLFFGLFSSGYSRNAISRPAVVSIGAIFTLDSTIGRVAKVAIEEAVKDVNANSSILHGTRLALHIQNSNCSGFSGMVEALRFMETDVVAILGPQSSVVAHTISHVVNELQVPLLSFAATDPTLTSLQFPFFVRTTQSDLYQMAAIAEIVDHYSWKQVIAIFIDDHFGRNGILALSDKLAVRRCRISYKVGIEPEAEVNKGNIMDILVKVALMESRVIILHLNSKLGFTVFSVAKYLGMMGNGYVWIATDWLSSFLDTFSPLPSETMDTMQGVLALRQHTPQSDRKRSFSSAWSKLTGGSFGLNSYGLYAYDSVWLIAHAIDAFLDQGGIISFSNDSRLHSVEGSNLHLDAMSLFNDGTHLLKNILQSDFVGLTGRVKFDSQKSLILPAYDIINVIGTGFRQIGFWSNYSGLSIVLPETLYTRPPNRSSANQQLQSVIWPGETLLKPRGWVFPNNGKQLKIGVPIRVSYKEFVSQVRGTDIFKGFCIDVFTAAISLLPYAVPYQFIPYGDGKRNPSYTELVQLITAGSIDAVVGDIAIVTNRTKIVDFTQPYVSSGLVVVAPFRKLNTGAWAFLQPFSPLMWAVTFCFFIAVGVVVWILEHRTNDEFRGPPRKQIITILWFSLSTLFFAHKENTVSTLGRFVLIIWLFVVLIINSSYTASLTSILTVQQLYSPINGIESLKESDEPIGYQVGSFAEYYLSEELGISKSRLVALGSPEAYATALQRGPKKAGGVAAIVDELPYVELFLSSQCSFRIVGQEFTKSGWGFAFPRDSPLAVDMSTAILELSENGDLQRIHDKWLMHSGCSSDTTEIESDRLELKSFWGLFLICGIACFIALFIYFLQIMRQLDHVPPSESDSPSQGSSRSGRLHRLLSLMDEKEDPSKSKNKRRKLEMSLSENDRDAELGRNSKKKVTTAMI; from the exons ATGGATTCGATAGTGCTTGGTtcgtttttctttctcttctttggaCTGTTTTCGAGCGGCTATAGTAGGAATGCCATTTCAAGACCTGCTGTTGTGAGTATTGGGGCCATTTTTACATTAGATTCTACAATCGGAAGAGTAGCCAAGGTTGCCATTGAGGAAGCTGTCAAAGATGTAAATGCAAATTCTAGCATTCTACATGGAACCAGACTTGCTCTCCATATTCAGAATTCCAACTGCAGTGGGTTTTCGGGAATGGTTGAAG CTTTGCGATTCATGGAGACTGATGTTGTCGCCATTCTAGGGCCACAATCTTCTGTAGTTGCTCATACTATATCTCATGTTGTAAATGAACTCCAAGTTCCTCTATTATCATTTGCAGCAACGGATCCCACTCTCACCTCACTCCAATTCCCCTTTTTCGTTAGGACAACACAGAGTGATTTATACCAAATGGCTGCAATAGCTGAGATTGTTGATCATTATAGTTGGAAGCAGGTGATTGCAATTTTTATAGATGATCATTTTGGAAGGAATGGGATATTAGCTCTAAGTGACAAACTTGCTGTGAGGCGGTGTAGAATCTCTTACAAGGTGGGGATTGAACCAGAAGCTGAAGTGAATAAGGGAAATATCATGGATATTCTTGTTAAAGTTGCATTGATGGAATCTCGAGTTATTATTCTTCATCTAAATTCTAAGTTGGGTTTTACAGTATTTTCTGTAGCAAAGTACCTTGGGATGATGGGCAATGGGTATGTATGGATAGCCACAGATTGGCTCTCATCTTTTTTAGATACTTTTTCACCTCTACCTTCTGAGACGATGGACACAATGCAAGGAGTTCTTGCTTTGCGTCAGCACACACCGCAGTCGGATAGAAAAAGGTCCTTTTCCTCTGCCTGGAGCAAGTTAACTGGTGGTTCTTTTGGGCTGAATTCTTATGGGCTTTATGCTTATGATTCTGTCTGGCTGATTGCTCATGCTATTGATGCATTTCTTGACCAGGGTGGCATTATCTCATTTTCTAATGATTCCAGGTTGCATTCTGTAGAAGGCAGTAATCTTCATCTTGATGCAATGAGCCTCTTTAATGATGGAACACATTTGCTGAAGAACATATTGCAGAGTGATTTTGTTGGTTTAACAGGTCGTGTAAAGTTTGATTCACAAAAGTCTCTGATTCTTCCTGcttatgatattattaatgtGATTGGAACTGGGTTTAGGCAGATTGGTTTCTGGTCAAATTATTCTGGTTTATCAATTGTGCTTCCCGAGACACTCTATACGAGGCCACCTAATCGTTCAAGTGCAAACCAGCAATTGCAGAGTGTTATTTGGCCTGGAGAGACATTATTAAAACCCCGTGGATGGGTTTTTCCTAACAACGGGAAGCAGTTGAAAATTGGTGTGCCTATTCGGGTTAGTTACAAGGAGTTTGTATCACAAGTGCGAGGGACTGACATATTCAAAGGTTTTTGTATAGATGTATTTACAGCTGCTATAAGTTTATTACCATATGCTGTTCCATATCAGTTTATTCCCTATGGAGATGGCAAAAGAAACCCAAGCTATACAGAGCTTGTACAATTGATCACAGCTGGT TCAATTGATGCTGTTGTTGGTGATATTGCTATCGTCACAAATAGAACAAAAATTGTTGATTTTACACAACCATATGTATCATCTGGATTGGTGGTTGTGGCTCCATTTAGGAAGTTGAATACAGGGGCTTGGGCTTTCTTGCAACCATTTTCTCCTCTTATGTGGGCTGTTACTTTCTGTTTCTTTATTGCTGTTGGTGTAGTTGTGTGGATTTTGGAGCATAGAACCAATGATGAATTCAGGGGCCCACCTAGAAAACAGATTATAACCATTTTATG GTTCAGCCTCTCAACTCTATTTTTTGCCCATA AAGAAAACACTGTGAGCACCTTGGGTCGATTTGTGCTAATAATATGGCTATTTGTGGTCTTAATTATAAACTCAAGCTACACTGCAAGTCTGACATCAATACTCACAGTGCAACAGCTATATTCTCCTATTAATGGAATTGAAAGCTTGAAGGAAAGTGATGAGCCCATAGGATACCAAGTAGGTTCTTTCGCTGAGTATTACTTGAGTGAGGAACTTGGAATATCTAAATCTAGGCTAGTAGCACTTGGCTCACCAGAAGCGTATGCTACAGCGCTACAACGTGGCCCTAAAAAGGCCGGGGGTGTTGCTGCTATCGTTGATGAACTTCCTTATGTTGAACTCTTCCTCTCATCCCAGTGCTCATTCAGGATTGTAGGTCAAGAATTTACAAAAAGTGGTTGGGGTTTT GCATTTCCACGGGACTCTCCCTTAGCTGTTGATATGTCGACTGCAATTCTAGAACTATCAGAAAATGGTGATCTCCAAAGGATCCATGACAAGTGGCTCATGCATAGCGGTTGCAGTTCAGATACAACTGAAATCGAATCGGATAGGCTTGAGCTCAAAAGCTTTTGGGGCCTCTTTCTCATTTGTGGAATAGCTTGCTTCATTGCTCTCTTCATATACTTTTTGCAGATTATGCGCCAATTGGATCATGTTCCCCCATCAGAATCTGATTCTCCTAGTCAAGGTAGCTCACGCTCTGGCCGCCTTCATAGACTATTATCATTAATGGATGAGAAGGAAGATCCCTCCAAAAGCAAGAATAAGAGAAGGAAGCTGGAAATGTCATTGTCTGAGAATGATAGAGATGCGGAGTTGGGTAGAAATTCCAAGAAGAAAGTAACAACAGCAATGATTTAA
- the LOC8273639 gene encoding glutamate receptor 3.3 isoform X2, which translates to MDSIVLGSFFFLFFGLFSSGYSRNAISRPAVVSIGAIFTLDSTIGRVAKVAIEEAVKDVNANSSILHGTRLALHIQNSNCSGFSGMVEALRFMETDVVAILGPQSSVVAHTISHVVNELQVPLLSFAATDPTLTSLQFPFFVRTTQSDLYQMAAIAEIVDHYSWKQVIAIFIDDHFGRNGILALSDKLAVRRCRISYKVGIEPEAEVNKGNIMDILVKVALMESRVIILHLNSKLGFTVFSVAKYLGMMGNGYVWIATDWLSSFLDTFSPLPSETMDTMQGVLALRQHTPQSDRKRSFSSAWSKLTGGSFGLNSYGLYAYDSVWLIAHAIDAFLDQGGIISFSNDSRLHSVEGSNLHLDAMSLFNDGTHLLKNILQSDFVGLTGRVKFDSQKSLILPAYDIINVIGTGFRQIGFWSNYSGLSIVLPETLYTRPPNRSSANQQLQSVIWPGETLLKPRGWVFPNNGKQLKIGVPIRVSYKEFVSQVRGTDIFKGFCIDVFTAAISLLPYAVPYQFIPYGDGKRNPSYTELVQLITAGSIDAVVGDIAIVTNRTKIVDFTQPYVSSGLVVVAPFRKLNTGAWAFLQPFSPLMWAVTFCFFIAVGVVVWILEHRTNDEFRGPPRKQIITILWFSLSTLFFAHKENTVSTLGRFVLIIWLFVVLIINSSYTASLTSILTVQQLYSPINGIESLKESDEPIGYQVGSFAEYYLSEELGISKSRLVALGSPEAYATALQRGPKKAGGVAAIVDELPYVELFLSSQCSFRIVGQEFTKSGWGFVSAYFLADLSFSHLKSEAPNRMR; encoded by the exons ATGGATTCGATAGTGCTTGGTtcgtttttctttctcttctttggaCTGTTTTCGAGCGGCTATAGTAGGAATGCCATTTCAAGACCTGCTGTTGTGAGTATTGGGGCCATTTTTACATTAGATTCTACAATCGGAAGAGTAGCCAAGGTTGCCATTGAGGAAGCTGTCAAAGATGTAAATGCAAATTCTAGCATTCTACATGGAACCAGACTTGCTCTCCATATTCAGAATTCCAACTGCAGTGGGTTTTCGGGAATGGTTGAAG CTTTGCGATTCATGGAGACTGATGTTGTCGCCATTCTAGGGCCACAATCTTCTGTAGTTGCTCATACTATATCTCATGTTGTAAATGAACTCCAAGTTCCTCTATTATCATTTGCAGCAACGGATCCCACTCTCACCTCACTCCAATTCCCCTTTTTCGTTAGGACAACACAGAGTGATTTATACCAAATGGCTGCAATAGCTGAGATTGTTGATCATTATAGTTGGAAGCAGGTGATTGCAATTTTTATAGATGATCATTTTGGAAGGAATGGGATATTAGCTCTAAGTGACAAACTTGCTGTGAGGCGGTGTAGAATCTCTTACAAGGTGGGGATTGAACCAGAAGCTGAAGTGAATAAGGGAAATATCATGGATATTCTTGTTAAAGTTGCATTGATGGAATCTCGAGTTATTATTCTTCATCTAAATTCTAAGTTGGGTTTTACAGTATTTTCTGTAGCAAAGTACCTTGGGATGATGGGCAATGGGTATGTATGGATAGCCACAGATTGGCTCTCATCTTTTTTAGATACTTTTTCACCTCTACCTTCTGAGACGATGGACACAATGCAAGGAGTTCTTGCTTTGCGTCAGCACACACCGCAGTCGGATAGAAAAAGGTCCTTTTCCTCTGCCTGGAGCAAGTTAACTGGTGGTTCTTTTGGGCTGAATTCTTATGGGCTTTATGCTTATGATTCTGTCTGGCTGATTGCTCATGCTATTGATGCATTTCTTGACCAGGGTGGCATTATCTCATTTTCTAATGATTCCAGGTTGCATTCTGTAGAAGGCAGTAATCTTCATCTTGATGCAATGAGCCTCTTTAATGATGGAACACATTTGCTGAAGAACATATTGCAGAGTGATTTTGTTGGTTTAACAGGTCGTGTAAAGTTTGATTCACAAAAGTCTCTGATTCTTCCTGcttatgatattattaatgtGATTGGAACTGGGTTTAGGCAGATTGGTTTCTGGTCAAATTATTCTGGTTTATCAATTGTGCTTCCCGAGACACTCTATACGAGGCCACCTAATCGTTCAAGTGCAAACCAGCAATTGCAGAGTGTTATTTGGCCTGGAGAGACATTATTAAAACCCCGTGGATGGGTTTTTCCTAACAACGGGAAGCAGTTGAAAATTGGTGTGCCTATTCGGGTTAGTTACAAGGAGTTTGTATCACAAGTGCGAGGGACTGACATATTCAAAGGTTTTTGTATAGATGTATTTACAGCTGCTATAAGTTTATTACCATATGCTGTTCCATATCAGTTTATTCCCTATGGAGATGGCAAAAGAAACCCAAGCTATACAGAGCTTGTACAATTGATCACAGCTGGT TCAATTGATGCTGTTGTTGGTGATATTGCTATCGTCACAAATAGAACAAAAATTGTTGATTTTACACAACCATATGTATCATCTGGATTGGTGGTTGTGGCTCCATTTAGGAAGTTGAATACAGGGGCTTGGGCTTTCTTGCAACCATTTTCTCCTCTTATGTGGGCTGTTACTTTCTGTTTCTTTATTGCTGTTGGTGTAGTTGTGTGGATTTTGGAGCATAGAACCAATGATGAATTCAGGGGCCCACCTAGAAAACAGATTATAACCATTTTATG GTTCAGCCTCTCAACTCTATTTTTTGCCCATA AAGAAAACACTGTGAGCACCTTGGGTCGATTTGTGCTAATAATATGGCTATTTGTGGTCTTAATTATAAACTCAAGCTACACTGCAAGTCTGACATCAATACTCACAGTGCAACAGCTATATTCTCCTATTAATGGAATTGAAAGCTTGAAGGAAAGTGATGAGCCCATAGGATACCAAGTAGGTTCTTTCGCTGAGTATTACTTGAGTGAGGAACTTGGAATATCTAAATCTAGGCTAGTAGCACTTGGCTCACCAGAAGCGTATGCTACAGCGCTACAACGTGGCCCTAAAAAGGCCGGGGGTGTTGCTGCTATCGTTGATGAACTTCCTTATGTTGAACTCTTCCTCTCATCCCAGTGCTCATTCAGGATTGTAGGTCAAGAATTTACAAAAAGTGGTTGGGGTTTTGTGAGTGCCTATTTCCTGGCTGATCTGTCCTTTTCTCATCTCAAGTCAGAGGCACCAAATAGAATGCGTTGa